Sequence from the Mauremys mutica isolate MM-2020 ecotype Southern chromosome 2, ASM2049712v1, whole genome shotgun sequence genome:
TATTATCTAGGTGTCCTGTGGTCTTGGCTGTCCAATAGGCCTTCTGAGCTAAAACTTTTTTTGCAAATCCCCCTTTTATAACCTACACCTAAATGCCTGCCGCACTTTTGTGTGTCAGTCAGTGTTTCAATTGTCTCAGATACAATTTCTTTCAGTGGTTGCATGTCTTCCTGTTATAACGGTTTCATTATGCTTAACCTACTTTGTGGTTTTAACTGCTAGAAAAGCAACCCCTTTGAGCCTTAAAAACAACTTTACTTTGCCTAGAAATAGCAAAGCTAACTATAATTAATTCTACCTAAAAGTGACCTATGTTATCATTTTATATTAAGTGCCATTTTACATTATCTATCCTTTAGAACTAAGGGAACAGGACTTACTATATAGGATATCACAAGCAGACATCTTAGAAGAGTGAAGGAATTTAAATACCTACGATTAATGGTTGCTGCTGATGGTGTCTGCCTGAGGGATGCCTGGCATTGTACTAAAGCTGCATAATATAAATGGCGGGAGCTGACCCCAGGTCTCTGTGGCAAAAGAATGCCATTAAATTAAGGTCAAATTACAGTTGCATACGCTTTACCTTAATGTACAGAACAGAGACTTGGCCAGCCACAAGAAAGAAGATCAGTATGCACGCTGCCATATAAATATAGATGCTGagaatgggtgaggtaatatcttttattggaccaaactctgttggtgagagacaagctttcaagcttacacagagctcttcatgtCTGGAAActaactcaggctatgtctacactacagcctatatCGGCATAATTtaagtcgctcaggggtgtgaatattctACTGCCTGAGCGATGTAAGTAACACCGACATAAGCGCtcatgtgcacagcgctatgttagtgggagagcttctccatAGAGTGTTTTCACCAGACAGGCTGCAGCCACATAGCTGCATCCATacagctgcactccagcagtgctgtacatgtagacatgccctccgtgtcacagataaatacaaggtggaacataaCCAtaagcataagtagttaacacatatatcaagggaccattcaacgtcaggtggcccattaacacctctccagtcattaGGGAGGAaaggatgtggggtgggggggaaatggaggaGCACCTGGCGTGGGGGGTTTAAGGAGTTATAAATTGGTGTGATAAGCCATAAATTCAGGGTCTCTGTTCAGTCTatcatttttaatgtttagcaaagttatgaatgtaaGCTCTCAGGCTCGtcttttaaatgtttcctttgaTGATGAGATCTGATAGgccagatatagagtgattgctttgtgaaagtgTTCACCCAGAGGTGATGTAGTGTTTTGGTCTGTTATTATTTTCCTGTGTAAGTTCATCCAagagcacagtgattgtctggtttcacccacatagttgctacTGAGGCATTTAATGCACATGTTGTGATAAGCGTGTGTAAGACTCCTGGATCTTGAAATGTGTATTGTGGAGGGCGtttatcattgtagcagtggagatatgtctgcaggttttgcatctgttctgggaGGGTTTGGTGTTGCTTTGAGTTGGCgtgtctgtggggagcttgcttctgatgatgagcttggagaggttggggggattgtttgaaggctggaagacaggatctggccaagaggtaactataacaggactgcttggttaataacatttaacattcctgtggtaggaagaacacctcagcagcccaacactgcggcatttaacttcagaaaggggaactatgcaactatgcaaaaattaaaaggtacagtgactagagtgagatccctgcaagctgcatggacacttttcaaagacaccataatagaggcccaacttaattgtataccccaaattaaaaaaacacagtaaaagaactaaaaaagagccaccttggcttaataaccatgtaaaagaagtagtgtgagataaaaaggcatcttttaaaaaggggaagtcaaatcctagtgtaaatagaaaggagcataaacactgccaaattaagtgtaaaaaatgtaataagaaaagccaaaaaggagtttgaagaacagctagccaaaaactcaaaaaggtaataacaaaatgttttttaagtacatcggaagcaggaagcctgctaaacaaccagtggggcccctggactatcaagatacaaaaggagcacttaaagatgataaagtcattgcagagaactaaatgaattctttgcttcagtcttcaccgctgaggatgttagggagattcccaaatctgaccCTTCCTTTGTAAGTgagaaatctgaggaattgtcacagattgaagtgtcattagaggaggttttggaattaattgataaacttaacagtaacaagtcaccgggaccaaatggcattcacccaagagttctgaaagaactcaaatgtgaaattgcggaactattaactatggtttgtaacctgtcctttaaatcagcttctgtacccagtgattggaagatagctaatgtaacaccaatattttaaaagggctctagaggtgatcccggcaattacagaccggtaagtctaatgtcagtaccgggcaaattagttgaaacaataataaagaataaaattgtcagacatgtagaagaacataaattgttgggcaaaaggaAACAAGGcttctgtaaagagaaatcatgtcttactaatctattagagttctttgaaggggtcaaaaaaacatgtggacaagggagatccagaggacatagtgtatttagatttccagaaagcctttgacaaggtccttcatgttgtcatgggataagagggaaaatcctttcatggattgagaagtGGCTAAAAGacaggaacaaagggtaggaataaatggtaaattttcagaatggagaggggtaactagtggtgttccccaaggattggtcctaggaccaatcctattcaacttattcataaatgatctggagaaaggggtaacaTAGAcgttgcaaagtttgcagatgatactaaactgctcaagatagttaagaccaaagcagactgtgaagaacttcaaaaagatctcacaaaactaagtgactgggcaacaaaatggcaaatgaaatttaatgtgaataaatgtaaggtaatgcacattgcaaaaaataaccccaactatacatacaatatgatgggggctaatttagctacaactaatcaggaaagagatcttggagtcatcgtggattgttctctgaagacgtccacgcagtgtgccatggcagtcaaaaaggcaaacaggatgttaagaatcattaaaaaagggatagagaataagacggagaatatcttattgcccttatttaaattcatggtacgcccacatcttgaatactgcgtacagatgtggtctcctcatctcaaaaaaggtatactggcattagaaaaggttcagagaagggcaactaaaatgattagggggtttggAATGGttctcatatgaggagagattaaagaggctaggacttttcagcttggaaaagaggagactggggggatatgatagaggtatataaaatcatgagtgatgtggagaaagtaaataaggaaaagttatttacttgttcccgtaatataagaactaggggcaaggcaaccaaatgaaattaataggcagcaagtttaaaacaaataaaagcaagttcttcttcacacagcgcacagtcaacctgtggaacgccttacctgaggaggttgtgaaggctaggactataacagggtttaaaagagaactagataaattcatggaggttaagtccattaatggctattagccaggatgggtaaggaagggtgtccctagcctctgtttgtcagagggtggagatggatggcaggagagtgatcacttgatcattacctgttaggttcactccctctggggcacctggcattggccactgttggcagacaggatactgagctggatggacctttggtctgacccagtatgaccattcttatgttcttaatcaaGGTGGAGATCAAAGTCTCAGTATATGGACCAGATGTCAACGGATCACAGTCTGCATGATAGTGTGGCATATGCTCATGTGTTTTGGAAGAAGGCTATAAAAGTCTCTAAATCCAAATAGGGAATTAGcaggaaagaggaggaagaagagcaTAGCCCTTAGAGAGAAAAGAGTTTAAACAACAAAAAGTATGCATGTTTGTTACCTTACCGAAAGTTTAGCATTTCCATCAAGACTTAAATAGGCCTGACTTAGCCCATGGACCTCCCCCAGACCCCTTCTCTACTGaccccacctctcctcctgtCTTCATCATGGCTGCCCTTTTAACAGTTCTAAAGTTCTCTGTTTAAGGTTTCCTGCCTAAAGGGCCCATCACGGAAACTGGAGGTGTTGTGCCCAACTTGGACAGAGACAAAAGGTCAAAGGCCTTGACACCTGTATTTTCAGTTAAGCAATGGTGATCAGGATATCTAAAATCATTGATTAGATGACTTCAAATGTGCCACACTACCTAAAACTGACTTATTCTTTAGCAAGCCACACAATAATCATCAAACACATGGAGGGTCACATAATAGTCACAAAAATATTACAGGTGCCTTCAATAGTCTTTAAAATATGTAAACACGCACCCACAAATCAGCCTGTCTGCATGATGTGCAACCTAGGGGATTAAGGGaattatttagggccagatttcccccccacacacacactgagtaatAGTTTACTCGtgaagtagtcccactgaaatcaacaggattaTTCAAGGCCAGATTCTTATACCTTGACAAGCACTGGATAGTCCCTTAACTTCATGAGCAATCCTATTGACAAGGGACTACTCAGTGTAAGTGTGGCAAAATCTGACTCTTAGTAAACCTACTGTATCTTTGACAATTGTCTTTAAAGATCATGGACAAGTGGAAAGGTACTGAAAGAAGAATGGACCTTGCAATTACCATTCCTTAACACAGTCtgtctctgttttaaaaaaacaaatagaagcatatagaccaggggtgggcaggggTGTCTCAGCCTGGAGCacactcctgcatcccaaactcctcctccccagccccactccaaaacccacacccccagcaggagccctcaacacccccccgcatccccctgtcccagcccggagcctgctcctgcaccctgaactcctcatttctggccccaccctggatcccacacccccaaccaaaGCCCTTatcccatcccacaccccaacccccattttgtgagcattcatagcctgccatacaatttctattcccagatgtggccctcgggccaaaaagtttgcccacccctggtatagacagtTAAAAAGGAGCATTGGGATCTCTGCATGTACATTCGACTTTCAAAAATAGGGAGTAAGTGGCCTCAATGGATGGGTGGGAATGTTTTggatgtgtggcaggggtggtGGTTAAGGGCAAGGTCACTCCTTTGGGATTCTCAAAAGCAGACAGAGCCTCTTCCTGTGTCCAAACAGGTGCTGCTATTCAGAGGAAAAAAGAATTCAGTAGCTGAAGCTTAACCTACTCATCTCACAGCCACTGATTGGCTCCTTCAGATATAGATCCCGTTGCATTCTGATGACAAAGACCACCAAACAAACTGCAGAACCAAAATACACAAGACTGGGACTTGCTGCATGTGCTGTGGCACTCTTGGGAGAGAACTGGGTAGGGAACAGTCTGTTCTAGAGCTGGCGGATCCAGGGGGGGAAAATGACAGAGTGGGGCCTGAGATGAAAGGCCATACCGCAAAGGGGCATCATCAGAGGCAGGCCTCAACTATATGCTTTGTCACCATGTCACTGATTTTAAATGTATAAGtgagggagaggaaggggcataggtgctggaactaggggtgatggggtgctgctgcacgcccagcttgaagtggtttccattatataaagggtttacagtttggttcaatggctctcggcAGCCCCGCTATACAAAtttttccagcacccctgggagggggaagagaagacagAAGTCCCCAGGAGAAGGTGCTATTATTAACCACTGAAGGCTATTAACCACTGATGCCCTATCCCCAGGGTCACAAGGGGCTGACGAGGAACATGATAGGAGTgtaaggggagagaaggaaggaagccTATGTAGAAACAAATGGTTGTACATATACCCCCCACATGCACACACTCACATAGAGCTGATTGAAACAATTTTCATTTACTTAAATTATTCTAGTATCACTTTCAATTATATCGGGAACCTCAGAAATACAGCATCCAGCAGTGGAATCAACAATACAACTTAGGAACATTAAGCAAAAACAGTTATAAGAGAGATgatttacttcttttttttttggaggcTGATAAAATACTTCCCTTGTGGCGGGGTTACTGTTCTCTTGAAAAACCAGACCACTTGAGACTGAATTACAGCTCCAGTCCGTATGGTCAGAACCCCAGAAGTATCACAGTAGATGCCGTCCTGCTGTAGAAGTGACACTGAGCAAATGTGAGAAAAGCTTGACCTTTTCTGTCTGTATTTAAATTACCAATTAGCAGATTTAAATGAAGAAGGTAAGAGCAGAGTTAGAGTAAGATGGCACAACAAATAAAAAGTTGGTATAGATGTGCTGAGGAGAAGAACAGGAGGGTTGGACTCACCTATTTAATTTAAGCCTCACTCCCAATCCTCTGGTGCCATTTTCCCACTCTTTGGACATAGCTCATTTTCTTGTTAATTCAAAAACATTATTGCAAAGCACATGAGGGAAAAAGGCAACTTTTTGGTTTTGGTCTCTAGTATCAAGTGCTTCAGGGGAAGGTATAAAACCCTCAGAATGGACAATTCTGCAATAATGTGCTCCAGGAGAAAAATTCTTCCTAACCTTTGGCCAGTTAGAGGTTGTTCTATGTTAATATACCATCCTCAATGTGAGCTAATTCTGAGAGCAGATTTATTGGGTAAAGTGAGCTATTTTCACTGAGAAACTCTTGAGTAAATGAGAAGGGCTGACTACTTAGCAGTCACTAGAGATGAGCAAAGAGCATTCTTGGTGAAATTTGCTGTTGCTGCAAAGCCAATATACTTAGGCAACTTCAAAGATTAGAAGAATACTTATGCATCATGGCTTTTCAACCCTCAGGATAGAAAATGAGAACCAACAACTTCTGTCTCCTTGGGCTACAAAAGAATGAAAATTATAGAAATCCAAATAATGTTGTCCTCATAGGGAAAAGTCAGTAGTCCTTGTAACTCAGTAAACTCTTGAGTAGTTTTCTTATTTCCAAGAAGAGCCAAAATCAAGGTTTGCTGTACCAGTAGTTCATAGTTTAATGGGCTATTCCTGCTATGAAGCATAACATATCCAAGCAGCACAGTGCTGTGAAAGCTAAGAAAATTTCATTGTATAGGAATAGGTTATGGTCATCCTCCAGGGGAAAATTCTGGATGTAGTATATTCTGAATACATGATGAGGTATAAAGCAGACTAGTATTACCAAGATGAAAAAAAAACTCTTGATCTGAGCCCTGAATTCCACATGTGAGTTCATATCAGGCCAATACTTCATTGCCAATTGAAAGATTATAACTAATTGGATTATGGAGAGCACAGAGATTGTTGCCACCATAATACCAATCATGCAGTAGTTTGCTATCATCATACCCTGCTCCTGAATATCTCTGTGGAACTGAAAGCATTTAGAATGGTTATACTTTTCAGAGGTGCCATAATATGACAAAAAAATAGGGAAGATAACCAAAGTTCCCACAAACCAGACAGCAGTAATCCAGGTTTTAGTGTACCATCGCTGAAATTCCAGTCTCAAGAGGCGTATTATAATAATAGCTACATAGAAAATGAAGGTGATGTACATGTGGGCATAGATCATGGCACTAATCATTTTGCAGGTGAACCACCCAAATTTCCATTCAGATGAAATGTAATAGGTAAGGCGGAAAGGAAGGCTGAGTAAGAGAATTGAATGTACCACCATGAGATTGATGATAATGATGGTCATCACAGATTGTATATTCCTTTGAAACAGTTGACGGGCCATCATAATGACTCCAGCAATGCCCCCTGCCAGATTGATACTATATAGTGTTATCAAAATCAAATGCAGTCTCTCCGAGTTCTGTGGTAATGTTCCATTGGGTGACGAATCCTgttgtgctgagcttgtgttaaACATCTTagaagttttcttttcttttcttttcaaggCTACCTAAAAATACAACAATGGAAGATGCATTTTAAAATCTGCATTTAATCTTTGCTTTCTCTATGGCTactcttgtttttttaaattatagaatGGCACAAATTCATGAAATAACGTTTCCTGGATTGTGTTTGAAAATGGTGTGCTCTACATAAGTATATAATCTTATGAATATAAAAATACATAGTCCTGATACATAGTACTCATTAGATCACACATGTTATTTTTATACTGGCTGCATAAGTACAAACCCTTTGTATCTGAACTTAGatccattttttcttttcttatttccCTCCAGATATGTGAATAGTTGGAATAGCCAAGATAGTGTCTgttcatca
This genomic interval carries:
- the LOC123365166 gene encoding probable G-protein coupled receptor 141, whose amino-acid sequence is MFNTSSAQQDSSPNGTLPQNSERLHLILITLYSINLAGGIAGVIMMARQLFQRNIQSVMTIIIINLMVVHSILLLSLPFRLTYYISSEWKFGWFTCKMISAMIYAHMYITFIFYVAIIIIRLLRLEFQRWYTKTWITAVWFVGTLVIFPIFLSYYGTSEKYNHSKCFQFHRDIQEQGMMIANYCMIGIMVATISVLSIIQLVIIFQLAMKYWPDMNSHVEFRAQIKSFFFILVILVCFIPHHVFRIYYIQNFPLEDDHNLFLYNEIFLAFTALCCLDMLCFIAGIAH